The Actinomadura graeca nucleotide sequence ATGATCAAGCTGATGGGCGGGCTGACCGCCCGGGCGGGCGCGCTCCTGCTGGGACGCGGCACCTACGAGGTCTTCGCCGCGACCTGGCCGCTGGCCGAGGCCGGCGACCCGATCGCGGCGAAGCTGAACGGCATCCCCAAGTACGTCGCGTCGCGGACGCTGAAGAGCGTCGAATGGCAGAACTCGACGCTGCTGACGGGCGACACGGCCGAGGCCGTCCGCGGGCTCAAGGAGGAGGAGGGCGGCGAGATCCAGGTGCACGGGAGCGCCGGGCTGATCCAGACGCTCCTCCGGCACGATCTGGTGGACGAGTTCCACGTGCTGGTCTTCCCGGTGCTCATCGGCTCCGGGAAGCGGCTGTTCGGGGACGGGACGGTCCCGGCCCGCCTCAGGCACGCGGGCACCACGACGTCCGGGACCGGTGTCGTCATCAGCACCTACACCCGGGACGGCCGTCTCGAATACGGTGCGATGGGCCCGGAGACCGGCAACTGGGAACCGGGCACAGACGGCCGGTGACCAGGGCAGCGACGGTGACCGGCGACGAGACGAGCGGACAGGACCGGCCATGCCGCAGTACGCGATTCTGATCTACGAGGCGGAGACCCCCGGGGGCGTCGCGGACATCCCGCCCGAGGTCATGGAGGCCAACCTCCGCGCCGGGGAGCGGATCGAGGCGATGGGCGCGCGGGTCGTCAACGAGCAGGCGCTCCAGCCGAGCTCGGCCACCCGCACGATCCACAAGGGCGGGATGGTCACCGACGGCCCGTTCATCGAGAGCAAGGAGGTGATCGCCGGGTTCTTCGTGGTGGAGGCCGCGGACATGGAGCAGGCGGTCGCCATCGGCAGGCTGCTCCCGATCATGGACGGCGCCGTCGAGGTGCGGCCGCTGCTCACCGGGTGACCGGCCGCGGGGACGGCTCGCCCGTCCGGCGCGCGGTCGCCGACGCGCACCGCCGCGAGTGGGCCAGGGTGCTCGCCGCGACGGTGCGCGTCGCCCGCGACCTCG carries:
- a CDS encoding dihydrofolate reductase family protein; protein product: MRNLLVTAFVSLDGVMQAPGGADEDRDGGFGHGGWAVPFFEPEMIKLMGGLTARAGALLLGRGTYEVFAATWPLAEAGDPIAAKLNGIPKYVASRTLKSVEWQNSTLLTGDTAEAVRGLKEEEGGEIQVHGSAGLIQTLLRHDLVDEFHVLVFPVLIGSGKRLFGDGTVPARLRHAGTTTSGTGVVISTYTRDGRLEYGAMGPETGNWEPGTDGR
- a CDS encoding YciI family protein produces the protein MPQYAILIYEAETPGGVADIPPEVMEANLRAGERIEAMGARVVNEQALQPSSATRTIHKGGMVTDGPFIESKEVIAGFFVVEAADMEQAVAIGRLLPIMDGAVEVRPLLTG